In Xylanivirga thermophila, a genomic segment contains:
- a CDS encoding NAD(P)-dependent alcohol dehydrogenase: protein MKGFAMLGVGKTGWIDKEKPVAGPYDAIVRPLAVAPCTSDIHTVYEGALGERNDMILGHEAVGEVVEVGSEVKDFKPGDRVVVPAITPDWRSMEVQRGFQQHSTGMLAGWKFSNFKDGVFAEYFHVNDADMNLAILPDEISLEKAVMLTDMMTTGFHGSELAKIELGSTVVCIGIGAVGLMAVAGAKLRGAGRIIAIGSRPACVEAAKFYGASDIVNYKNGDTVEQVMELTKGEGADSVIIAGGNSDILISAVKMAKPGGTISNVNYFGDGDLAIPRVEWGCGMAHKDIRGGLTPGGRLRMERLIDLVKYDRVDPGKLVTHVFHGFDNVQKALELMHDKPKDLIKPVVIVD from the coding sequence ATGAAGGGTTTTGCAATGTTGGGAGTAGGTAAGACTGGATGGATAGATAAAGAAAAGCCAGTAGCTGGGCCATATGATGCGATTGTTCGACCTTTGGCTGTTGCTCCATGTACATCTGATATTCATACTGTATATGAAGGTGCTTTAGGTGAGAGAAATGATATGATATTAGGACATGAGGCAGTAGGTGAGGTAGTAGAGGTAGGCAGCGAGGTTAAGGATTTTAAACCTGGTGATAGGGTAGTAGTACCTGCAATAACTCCTGATTGGAGATCAATGGAAGTACAAAGAGGTTTTCAACAGCATTCTACTGGTATGCTAGCTGGTTGGAAATTTTCAAACTTTAAAGATGGTGTGTTTGCTGAATATTTTCATGTAAATGATGCAGATATGAACTTGGCGATTTTACCTGATGAGATTTCCCTTGAGAAGGCAGTTATGCTGACTGATATGATGACCACCGGATTTCACGGATCAGAATTGGCTAAAATTGAATTGGGTTCAACTGTAGTATGTATAGGTATAGGTGCAGTAGGTCTTATGGCTGTAGCCGGTGCAAAACTGAGGGGAGCAGGTAGAATAATAGCGATAGGTAGCCGTCCTGCGTGTGTTGAAGCTGCTAAATTTTATGGTGCTAGCGATATAGTAAACTATAAAAATGGCGATACTGTAGAGCAGGTTATGGAATTGACAAAGGGTGAAGGTGCAGACAGTGTAATTATTGCTGGTGGTAATTCTGATATATTGATATCTGCTGTAAAGATGGCAAAACCGGGTGGAACAATATCCAATGTTAACTACTTTGGTGATGGGGATTTAGCTATACCAAGGGTAGAATGGGGCTGCGGTATGGCTCATAAGGATATACGCGGAGGATTGACACCAGGTGGTAGGCTCAGAATGGAGAGACTAATTGATCTAGTTAAATATGATAGGGTAGATCCAGGCAAACTTGTTACTCATGTATTCCATGGTTTTGACAATGTGCAGAAGGCTTTAGAGCTTATGCATGATAAGCCCAAGGATCTTATAAAACCTGTAGTTATAGTAGACTAA
- a CDS encoding sensor histidine kinase, translated as MDNINDVYLAFDIASRLVELLPGGLANKQDYQRLIAMLYGILDFNAVVFWREEKIEAQAGDIQITLDNHTKFSSAKVGISKGLDHLGTIAFYKLPQYSVSDVEKTMVGGIGHLISTQLTFNSKDYYASLRSKAELKALQAQINPHFLFNALNTISSMCRIEPLKARELLLKLSNYFRATIETSPDLVDINKEISTVKCYLDIEKARFGDNFDVQINVPLDTHLKVPPLILQPLVENAIKHGLVGKQGGLIIIDVVRHTRSYEIRIADNGCGMEPDIIDKLLNEKQEEKRIGIYNVNQRLKEIYGEENGLVIHSQPGEGTEAIITIPVRERTHRDAIKGYYSR; from the coding sequence TTGGATAATATCAATGATGTATATTTAGCCTTTGATATTGCAAGCCGACTTGTAGAACTCTTGCCAGGGGGCTTGGCAAATAAACAGGATTATCAGCGCCTTATAGCCATGCTCTATGGTATATTGGATTTTAATGCAGTGGTATTTTGGAGGGAGGAGAAGATAGAGGCACAGGCGGGAGATATACAGATAACCCTTGATAATCATACCAAATTTTCAAGTGCCAAGGTAGGCATTTCAAAAGGGCTTGATCATTTAGGCACCATAGCTTTCTATAAATTACCACAATATTCAGTATCTGATGTGGAAAAAACCATGGTAGGAGGAATAGGCCATCTTATATCAACACAGCTTACATTTAATAGCAAGGACTATTATGCCAGTTTGCGCTCAAAAGCTGAATTAAAAGCGCTACAGGCTCAAATAAACCCCCATTTTCTATTCAATGCTTTAAATACAATATCCTCCATGTGTAGGATAGAACCATTAAAAGCTAGGGAGCTTTTGCTCAAACTTTCAAATTATTTTCGGGCTACTATTGAAACTTCTCCAGATCTTGTAGATATAAACAAGGAAATAAGTACGGTAAAATGCTATTTGGATATAGAGAAAGCTAGGTTTGGCGACAATTTTGATGTTCAAATAAATGTACCCCTTGATACCCATCTTAAGGTACCACCTCTTATTCTTCAACCACTAGTTGAAAATGCTATAAAGCATGGCCTCGTTGGTAAACAAGGGGGTCTAATTATTATAGATGTAGTTAGACATACTAGATCTTATGAGATCAGGATAGCTGACAATGGATGCGGTATGGAGCCGGATATTATAGATAAGCTACTAAATGAAAAACAGGAGGAAAAGCGAATAGGTATATATAATGTTAATCAGCGCCTTAAAGAAATATATGGAGAAGAGAATGGCCTTGTAATACATTCTCAACCAGGAGAGGGTACAGAGGCTATCATAACTATACCAGTAAGGGAGAGGACGCATAGAGATGCCATTAAAGGTTATTATAGTAGATGA
- a CDS encoding LytR/AlgR family response regulator transcription factor — protein sequence MPLKVIIVDDEKYAISELKYLLTRYSDFKICGEATDAGGCLMLVAEYKPDVVFLDIELQDKNGVEVAKSIKKISSDTHIVFATAYSHYAVDAFEVQAFDYILKPFEDQRIIDTINRINNYIKPKGLPEVITVWKNDRMVVLSPKDIVYCSILDEKTVIKSIKGEFTTNLTLSSLENKLQDFMFMRTHKSYLVNLKYIKEIIPWFNHTYLLVMNGYEKDEVPVSRTYIKKFKSIMKID from the coding sequence ATGCCATTAAAGGTTATTATAGTAGATGATGAAAAGTATGCTATATCGGAGCTTAAATATCTATTAACCCGTTATAGTGATTTTAAAATATGTGGCGAGGCTACAGATGCAGGAGGTTGTCTCATGTTGGTAGCTGAATATAAACCCGATGTAGTTTTTTTAGATATTGAGCTACAGGATAAAAATGGTGTAGAGGTAGCGAAGAGCATAAAAAAGATAAGCTCTGACACCCATATAGTATTTGCGACTGCATACAGTCATTATGCTGTGGATGCCTTTGAAGTACAGGCATTTGACTATATCTTAAAGCCGTTTGAGGATCAAAGAATTATAGATACCATAAATCGTATTAACAATTATATAAAACCAAAAGGACTACCTGAAGTTATAACCGTATGGAAAAATGATCGAATGGTGGTGTTGTCTCCGAAAGATATTGTATATTGTAGCATATTAGATGAGAAGACCGTGATAAAATCTATAAAGGGCGAATTTACTACAAACCTTACTCTATCCAGTTTGGAAAATAAGCTACAGGACTTTATGTTTATGCGGACTCATAAAAGTTATCTTGTAAATCTAAAGTATATAAAAGAGATAATACCATGGTTTAATCACACATATCTTTTAGTAATGAATGGCTATGAGAAGGATGAAGTACCAGTTAGTCGTACCTATATAAAAAAATTCAAATCCATAATGAAGATAGATTGA
- the gltA gene encoding NADPH-dependent glutamate synthase, translating into MANMSKNKVKMPEQPADVRNKNFKEVTLGYSKEQAMEEAERCLNCKNPKCVEGCPVNVPIPQFIQKVKEGKFEEAYKVITTQNALPAICGRVCPQENQCEGKCVRGIKGEPVAIGRLERFAADYAMKNVQKDGEKPVSNGKKVAIVGSGPSGLTCAGELAKKGYDVTIFEALHKAGGVLMYGIPEFRLPKTLVQKEIENIAKLGVKIETNVIVGKSITIDELFEEGYKAVFVGSGAGLPRFMGVPGENLNGVYSANEFLTRSNLMKAYDRKNSPTPIYVGKNVAVVGAGNVAMDAARTAKRLGAENVYIIYRRSEEEMPARAEEVEHAKEEGIEFRLLTNPTKILGKDGWVDSMECIEMELGEPDASGRRRPIEKKGSEYTLDIDTVIVAIGQSPNPLIRSTTKGLDTHKWGGIIVDEETMQTSREGIYAGGDAVTGAATVILAMGAGKKAAHAIDESLSSID; encoded by the coding sequence ATGGCTAATATGAGCAAGAACAAAGTAAAAATGCCTGAACAACCAGCAGATGTACGTAATAAGAATTTTAAAGAAGTAACTCTAGGATATAGCAAAGAACAGGCGATGGAAGAAGCAGAGCGATGTCTAAACTGTAAAAATCCAAAATGCGTTGAGGGTTGTCCTGTAAATGTGCCTATCCCCCAGTTTATCCAAAAGGTAAAAGAAGGCAAGTTTGAAGAGGCATATAAGGTAATCACCACTCAAAATGCCCTACCCGCTATTTGTGGCAGGGTATGCCCCCAGGAGAATCAGTGTGAAGGCAAATGCGTAAGGGGCATAAAGGGTGAACCGGTTGCCATAGGACGATTAGAGCGATTTGCTGCAGATTATGCCATGAAAAATGTACAAAAAGATGGGGAAAAACCTGTATCAAATGGTAAAAAAGTAGCCATTGTAGGCTCAGGTCCTTCCGGACTTACCTGTGCAGGTGAACTCGCTAAGAAGGGATATGATGTTACAATATTTGAGGCCCTTCATAAGGCGGGAGGCGTGCTCATGTATGGTATCCCTGAGTTTAGGCTTCCTAAAACACTAGTACAAAAAGAAATAGAAAATATAGCAAAATTGGGAGTAAAAATAGAAACCAATGTTATAGTAGGAAAGTCAATAACTATAGATGAACTATTTGAAGAAGGATATAAAGCAGTATTTGTAGGTAGCGGCGCTGGGCTTCCTAGATTTATGGGAGTCCCTGGCGAAAACCTAAACGGCGTTTACTCGGCTAATGAATTTCTGACAAGAAGCAATCTTATGAAGGCATATGATAGGAAAAACAGTCCTACACCTATATATGTAGGTAAAAATGTAGCCGTAGTTGGTGCCGGAAACGTAGCCATGGATGCTGCACGTACTGCAAAAAGATTAGGTGCAGAAAATGTTTATATAATATATAGAAGGTCTGAAGAGGAAATGCCTGCAAGGGCTGAAGAAGTAGAACATGCCAAGGAAGAAGGTATAGAATTTAGACTTCTTACCAATCCTACAAAGATACTTGGTAAAGATGGATGGGTAGATAGTATGGAATGTATAGAAATGGAACTTGGTGAACCCGATGCATCTGGCAGACGCAGACCTATAGAGAAAAAGGGTAGTGAATATACCCTTGACATAGATACAGTTATAGTAGCAATTGGACAATCTCCAAATCCGCTTATTCGCAGTACCACAAAGGGACTGGATACCCATAAATGGGGCGGAATAATAGTAGATGAGGAGACTATGCAAACTTCCCGTGAAGGTATATACGCCGGCGGTGACGCCGTAACGGGAGCTGCAACTGTAATACTTGCTATGGGCGCTGGTAAAAAAGCAGCCCATGCAATTGATGAATCTTTATCATCAATAGATTAG
- a CDS encoding sulfide/dihydroorotate dehydrogenase-like FAD/NAD-binding protein, with product MYKILNSQRLNKVVNSMDIEAPYVARRCQPGQFVIVRVDEEGERIPLTIADYDREKNSVTIIYQELGYSTKKLSTKKTGEYIEDIAGPLGMPAPLDKEYKRVLAIGGGVGIAPLYPQVRELANRGTAVDVILGGRTAELVILEDKFTEIANLTIATDDGSKGMKGTVVDALKELVKENKYDLVIAIGPVPMMRAVVELTKSLNIPTNVSLNPIMIDGTGMCGGCRVTVGGETKFACVDGPDFDGFLVDFDELMRRQRMYKDTEVAFEKEHEHECRIGLGGEK from the coding sequence ATGTATAAAATTTTGAATTCACAGCGTTTAAATAAAGTAGTAAATTCTATGGATATTGAAGCTCCCTATGTAGCCAGACGCTGTCAACCTGGCCAGTTCGTTATAGTAAGGGTGGATGAAGAAGGAGAGAGAATCCCCCTTACCATAGCAGACTATGACAGAGAAAAAAATTCAGTAACCATAATATATCAAGAGTTGGGCTATTCAACAAAGAAATTAAGTACTAAAAAGACCGGTGAATATATTGAAGACATTGCAGGCCCTTTGGGTATGCCTGCACCATTGGATAAGGAATACAAACGTGTCCTTGCCATAGGTGGTGGCGTGGGTATTGCCCCCCTCTATCCCCAAGTACGGGAACTGGCAAATAGAGGTACAGCTGTAGATGTTATACTAGGCGGGCGAACAGCCGAACTAGTAATACTTGAAGATAAATTTACCGAAATAGCCAATCTTACCATCGCTACCGATGATGGAAGTAAGGGCATGAAAGGTACGGTAGTTGATGCCCTTAAAGAACTGGTAAAGGAAAATAAATATGATCTAGTAATAGCTATAGGCCCAGTACCCATGATGAGGGCAGTAGTTGAACTTACTAAATCCCTAAATATACCTACAAATGTTTCTTTAAACCCAATAATGATAGATGGAACAGGTATGTGTGGAGGATGCAGAGTAACTGTAGGTGGAGAAACCAAGTTCGCTTGTGTTGATGGACCTGATTTTGACGGATTTTTAGTCGACTTTGATGAACTGATGCGTAGACAGCGTATGTATAAGGATACAGAAGTAGCTTTTGAAAAAGAACATGAACACGAATGTAGAATAGGTCTGGGGGGTGAAAAATAA